The nucleotide sequence CAAAGAATCCGGCGGAGAGGATGTCATAAAGGCCATCAGGACCGTCCACGAAGGAAACATCTTTCTGTGCAACGAGATTTCCGAAGCGGTCATGGGAGATTACCTGAAAAGCCGGGATGTAGGTCCCATGGACGATCCGCTCGGACGTCTGAATGCGCGGGAGAGGGAGATTCTTCAACTCCTGGTGGAGGGCAAATCGAACGCCCGGATCGCTGAGCTTCTCTACCTCTCGCCGAAGACCATAGAAACCTACCGGAGCCATCTCATGCAGAAGCTGGGAATTGCGGACCTCCCGGGTCTTGTGAAATTTGCCATTCAGCACGGGCTCACGTCGGTGGAATAGGGCAGGGCACCACCAAACATTTCGCTTATCAAGCTTTTTTCTTAAAAAGTCATACTTCCCTGATTGGCAGGAGAGCCCCCACTGTAGTAGCCTTTTACCGCACCTGAGACAGTCGCATATAACCGCCGGAGAAGGAAGGGCTTATCCATGAAAAGACCCATGCCATACCTCATTTTGAGCTTGATTTGTGCTGGAATGGCGGGCTTTTTCTCGAACTGCTATGGAGCGGGTGTCGTTAAAATTGGCATTGTCGATACTTACACCGGCCCTGCGACCGCATTCACCCAGGATGTGCTGGACGGATTCAAGCTCGCCGTCGACAAGATCAATGCCAGAGGGGGAGTGCTCGGCAGAAAGATAGAGTACACGACGCGGGACGAAAAG is from Syntrophorhabdaceae bacterium and encodes:
- a CDS encoding response regulator transcription factor gives rise to the protein MSISVFLADDHRMVREGFRLLLETQQDFRVTGEAGNGREAVRQVIRTLPDVILMDIAMPELNGIEATRQICETCPGVRVIILSMYSTTQHIFRAFKAGARGYILKESGGEDVIKAIRTVHEGNIFLCNEISEAVMGDYLKSRDVGPMDDPLGRLNAREREILQLLVEGKSNARIAELLYLSPKTIETYRSHLMQKLGIADLPGLVKFAIQHGLTSVE
- a CDS encoding ABC transporter substrate-binding protein, whose amino-acid sequence is MKRPMPYLILSLICAGMAGFFSNCYGAGVVKIGIVDTYTGPATAFTQDVLDGFKLAVDKINARGGVLGRKIEYTTRDEK